The following are encoded in a window of Impatiens glandulifera chromosome 5, dImpGla2.1, whole genome shotgun sequence genomic DNA:
- the LOC124939709 gene encoding probable glycosyltransferase At5g03795: MGMPNRNLSAISVSVFFLISLLLLISFFGSTPGPAKSLLSKWKLEFLAPFQPSSSVVTQQRSRLEMVELTLARARASIKEAAKACKNMTSNHQDPDYVPHGPIYRNANAFHRSYLEMEKSFKIYVYEEGEPPIFHSGPCMSIYSSEGRFIEEMEKGKFYRTGDPDEALVYFLPFSIVRMVQYLYVPGAPEFHAIDRTLQDYIDVISHRHSYWNRSLGSDHFMLSCHDWGPYTTANVPVLFNNSIRALCNANTSEGFNPSKDVSLPEINLRSSEFSLGGKPASERKTLAFYAGGIHGHIRHLLVSEWKGKDPEILVYEKAPEGMSYDEMMKESRYCLCPSGYEVASPRVVEAIYSECVPVLISDGYVPPLSDVLNWEAFSVIVPVKEIPNIKRILNGITEEEYLRKQERVKQVQRHFAINGPPQRFDIFHMMVHSIWLRRLNVRILHPLDLN; this comes from the exons ATGGGAATGCCAAACAGAAATTTATCTGCCATCTCTGTCTCTGTTTTCTTCctcatttctcttcttcttctcatctccTTCTTCGGTTCCACACCTGGCCCTGCAAAATCCTTACTTTCAAAATGGAAGCTTGAATTCCTCGCCCCATTCCAACCCTCCAGTTCAGTTGTGACTCAACAACGATCACGACTGGAGATGGTGGAATTGACACTGGCAAGGGCACGAGCATCAATCAAAGAAGCTGCCAAGGCCTGCAAGAACATGACCTCGAACCACCAAGACCCAGATTATGTTCCTCATGGACCCATTTATAGAAACGCCAATGCCTTCCACAGAAGCTATCTTGAGATGGAGAAGTCATTCAAAATATACGTGTATGAGGAAGGAGAACCGCCCATCTTCCATTCAGGACCGTGCATGAGTATATATTCTTCAGAAGGAAGGTTCATAGAAGAAATGGAAAAAGGGAAGTTTTATCGAACCGGAGATCCAGATGAAGCTCTGGTTTACTTTCTTCCGTTTAGTATAGTTAGAATGGTTCAATATCTATACGTTCCAGGTGCTCCTGAGTTTCACGCCATTGACAGAACACTTCAGGATTATATTGACGTTATTTCTCATAGACATTCTTATTGGAATCGAAGTCTTGGATCTGATCATTTCATGCTTTCTTGCCATGACTGG GGGCCATACACGACAGCAAATGTTCCTGTTTTATTCAACAACTCAATCAGGGCTCTATGCAATGCCAACACCTCAGAAGGGTTCAATCCCTCCAAAGACGTGTCGTTGCCGGAGATAAATCTCCGGTCATCGGAGTTCTCATTAGGGGGGAAGCCAGCGAGTGAGAGGAAAACTCTGGCATTCTACGCCGGGGGAATCCACGGCCACATTCGGCATCTTCTGGTGAGCGAATGGAAAGGAAAGGATCCGGAGATTCTGGTTTATGAAAAGGCGCCGGAAGGGATGTCGTACgatgaaatgatgaaggagAGCCGTTACTGTCTGTGTCCAAGTGGGTACGAGGTTGCTAGTCCTAGAGTAGTGGAGGCAATCTATTCGGAGTGTGTACCTGTTCTGATATCGGACGGTTATGTTCCTCCGTTGAGTGATGTTTTGAATTGGGAAGCTTTTTCGGTGATCGTGCCGGTGAAGGAGATTCCGAATATTAAGAGGATTTTGAATGGAATTACAGAGGAAGAGTATTTGAGGAAACAGGAGAGAGTTAAACAAGTGCAGAGACATTTCGCCATTAACGGACCTCCTCAAAGGTTTGATATTTTTCATATGATGGTTCATTCCATTTGGCTTAGGAGGTTAAACGTTAGAATACTTCATCCTTtggatttaaattaa
- the LOC124938093 gene encoding uncharacterized protein LOC124938093 isoform X2 — MPPGGDATTDDQCNTETDEGTIAMHKKRSRRVSFAELTSVHVFVRDAENETPTDPEPPSPDAKLVQSSNGLGLRRQDSTDGEYSKESTLNDDDDDDGEDECSGRRLFLRPMESASPGGSTMGSATSDDDDDFFGPVSASFIRPGRFSDSAASDDNHDRTMDSTAFSLHFRSLVRSDLGEMTAPTTFQMSLDERTPIKNSLSTTLGDSLTPTIVKSKVSDSSACIDKFSSHADSSGMSLVGEDAQKYDYGKLSPGLDALLAEGRNVLQADVVPDNTIVKSPINNISMPLMSDVTQLVRSHETVAVSKVMLEDENNGFLPSALSEPADGFSSDIGKVPGSNNIIDQRNWPPEYSRRGTPHMNTDGTEVPRKSPVICNEVFDIISNDATEVVLHEHLSSEARFTPLSARRKMNFASCSPSKTHVNTPILGNSSSLARYEVKEHCGSISSVQRSMSRLKMLESSPFSASVKVKRASALTSSYLCKTPPPTVVLEEVKSITCMDYAVAGSSHIKPYADPYTPQKHNDVFKMNQNPVSLEECIDSQSNSLTVDDGDNAKTRLGHDVEFSKKIEHVSLSAIPANDLDTLSARGQYKSPSARKSNISVVESVCEKDVAHYNTQDVPETLGNDMTHWVEIESHSTQCFASDTSLHVQMNHTSEGEMRYERETSSCGVDSPLSYMTYNEPQQQGLNRSPLKKISKMTNNESVPSLGLLPANHGQDANLFENSVERKRRRDDIISSKNDSLDELVQIQSSSKLRKVAGNSETLVERPEENTSEMFTGQERTKLEHWDDVFSKFVADKKQLVSPLHDKASLQNVDQLLDLLVQQQRLKQYEFLRMEILPKKLHNLDNHQQKRVAEARMLLNRIAHQHTELQLMSMKREMLLKKVQLVNGYSREVQMLKSSYQSSSSVPCTRGPPIDKCNDHSANSENNHEVSSDKVNAMKQILEASSSKIFNLTKFFHTAFKIKGEPTSIETTALVNDLLKRRVRCRFLSQNLKLWEVADIESRTPHHNAVLNYHNIIAQRFTIDFGSVTNIVLSNQLNEKTILKNFPNMNAVVAFAFVLNTHASQKNVGHRSLSQEIQITGSVLGNLLDVIEEVQQTRIKIPNLISSRFCSPSAEELELHICFLNFRIGRKVAFALNLSSLSWGIYPTEAIPFELEDGSLPKLAAGEVTKIRAAIESLKAGYSRISRLCSCISELVENWSG; from the exons ATGCCTCCCGGCGGAGACGCGACGACTGATGACCAATGCAACACGGAAACCGATGAGGGAACCATCGCTATGCACAAGAAGCGGTCGAGGCGAGTCAGCTTTGCTGAGTTAACTTCAGTTCACGTCTTCGTTCGGGACGCTGAGAACGAGACCCCTACTGATCCCGAGCCTCCATCTCCTGACGCCAAATTGGTTCAGTCCAGCAATGGTTTAGGGCTTCGCCGTCAGGACTCAACCGACGGCGAATACTCAAAGGAGTCTACGTTGAacgacgatgatgatgatgatggcgaGGATGAATGTAGCGGTAGGAGGTTGTTCTTGCGACCGATGGAATCTGCATCTCCTGGAGGAAGTACCATGGGTTCAGCAACCTCTGATGACG ATGATGACTTTTTTGGACCAGTCTCAGCTAGTTTTATCAGACCTGGTCGATTTTCAGATTCTGCTGCATCTGATGATAATCATGACAGGACGATGGATTCAACTGCTTTTTCCTTGCATTTTCGTAGCCTTGTAAGGTCAGATTTGGGGGAGATGACTGCACCTACAACTTTTCAAATGTCCTTAGATGAGAGAACACCCATTAAAAATTCGTTATCAACCACATTAGGGGACTCTTTGACACCGACTATTGTTAAGAGCAAAGTCTCTGATTCTTCTGCATGTATCGATAAATTTAGCAGCCATGCAGATTCAAGTGGCATGAGCCTTGTAGGTGAAGATGCGCAAAAGTATGACTATGGAAAACTATCTCCTGGATTGGATGCCCTCTTGGCAGAAGGTCGGAATGTCTTGCAGGCTGATGTAGTTCCTGATAATACTATTGTGAAGTCACCGATAAACAACATAAGCATGCCCCTTATGTCAGATGTGACCCAATTAGTTAGAAGTCACGAGACCGTGGCAGTTTCAAAAGTTATGTTGGAAGATGAAAATAATGGATTTCTTCCCAGTGCATTGTCAGAGCCAGCTGATGGTTTCTCATCTGATATTGGCAAAGTTCCAGGTtccaataatattattgatcagAGAAACTGGCCACCTGAATATTCAAGAAGA GGGACTCCACATATGAATACAGATGGTACTGAAGTGCCTAGGAAGAGTCCAGTCATTTGCAATGAGGTTTTCGATATCATATCCAATGATGCTACTGAGGTCGTCCTGCATGAACATCTCTCTTCGGAAGCGAGGTTTACTCCTTTATCAGCTAGAAGGAAGATGAACTTTGCCAGTTGTAGCCCCTCCAAAACACATGTAAATACTCCTATCTTAGGAAACTCAAGTTCACTGGCAAGATATGAAGTCAAGGAACACTGTGGAAGCATTTCTTCTGTTCAAAGGAGCATGTCTAGGCTCAAAATGCTAGAAAGTTCTCCCTTTTCTGCTTCTGTAAAGGTTAAGCGTGCATCAGCGTTGACATCTAGCTATCTTTGTAAGACTCCTCCTCCAACTGTGGTTCTAGAAGAAGTAAAGAGCATAACTTGCATGGATTATGCTGTTGCTGGTTCCAGCCATATTAAACCATATGCAGACCCATATACACCACAGAAACACAATGATGTCTTCAAGATGAATCAAAATCCTGTTTCACTTGAAGAGTGCATTGACAGTCAGTCTAATAGTTTAACCGTGGATGATGGAGATAATGCAAAGACTCGTCTAGGACATGATGTGGAGTTTAGCAAGAAAATTGAACATGTAAGCCTGTCAGCTATACCAGCTAATGATTTGGATACTTTATCTGCTAGAGGACAATATAAATCACCTAGTGCTCGCAAATCTAATATATCCGTTGTAGAGTCAGTGTGTGAAAAAGATGTTGCGCATTATAACACTCAAGATGTGCCTGAGACCCTTGGTAATGATATGACACATTGGGTAGAAATAGAGAGCCATAGTACTCAATGTTTTGCTTCAGATACTAGCTTACACGTTCAAATGAACCATACATCTGAGGGGGAGATGAGGTATGAGAGGGAAACATCCTCCTGCGGTGTTGATTCTCCACTCTCTTACATGACCTACAATGAGCCACAACAGCAG GGGCTGAATCGAAGTCCTTTGAAGAAGATATCCAAGATGACCAACAATGAAAGTGTACCATCTCTAGGCCTTCTACCTGCCAACCATGGTCAAGATGCAAATCTATTTGAGAATAGTGTTgaaaggaaaagaagaagagatgacATTATATCTAGCAAGAACGACTCGTTGGATGAATTAGTGCAGATCCAATCAAGTTCAAAGCTCCGTAAAGTTGCTGGTAATTCAGAAACCTTGGTGGAACGGCCTGAAGAAAATACCAGTGAGATGTTTACAGGACAAGAGAGAACAAAACTGGAGCATTGGGATGAT GTCTTCTCAAAATTTGTGGCAGATAAAAAACAGTTGGTTTCACCATTACATGACAAGGCTAGTCTGCAGAAT GTTGATCAACTATTAGATCTCTTGGTTCAGCAGCAAAGGCTTAAACAGTATGAGTTTCTACGAATGGAGATTTTGCCTAAG AAACTCCATAACCTTGACAATCATCAGCAGAAAAG AGTAGCTGAAGCCAGAATGCTATTGAATAGAATTGCACATCAGCATACTGAGTTGCAGTTAATGTCAATGAAGCGAGAGATGTTACTG AAAAAAGTTCAGTTGGTGAATGGATATAGTCGTGAAGTCCAGATGTTAAAGTCAAGTTATCAGTCATCCTCAAGTGTGCCTTGCACCAGAGGCCCTCCAATTGACAAGTGTAATGATCACTCTGCGAACTCTGAAAATAATCATGAg GTTTCTAGTGATAAAGTAAATGCAATGAAGCAGATACTAGAAGCTTCAAGcagtaaaatatttaatttgaccAAATTCTTCCACACGGCTTTCAAGATAAAGGGAGAACCAACGTCAATTGAGACTACTGCATTAGTAAACGATCTTCTGAAGAGAAGAGTGCGTTGCAGGTTTTTAAGCCAAAATTTAAAG TTGTGGGAAGTTGCTGATATCGAGAGCAGGACCCCCCATCACAATGCCGTTCTCAACTACCACAACATCATTGCACAGAG GTTTACAATAGATTTTGGTTCCGTCACCAATATAGTACTTTCAAACCAGCTGAACGAAAAGACAATTTTAAAG AATTTCCCCAATATGAATGCTGTCGTTGCTTTTGCCTTTGTCTTGAATACACATGCTTCTCAGAAGAATGTTGGACATAGAAGTTTGAGCCAGGAAATCCAA ATCACAGGTTCAGTTTTGGGTAATCTTTTGGATGTCATTGAGGAGGTTCAACAAACAAGAATCAAGATTCCAAATCTGATTTCATCCCGTTTTTGTTCCCCATCTG CTGAGGAGCTCGAACTACACATTTGTTTCCTCAATTTTAGAATTGGAAGAAAGGTGGCATTTGCACTCAACTTGTCTAGCCTGAGCTG GGGAATATATCCCACAGAGGCGATTCCTTTTGAGTTGGAGGATGGTTCATTGCCAAAGTTAGCTGCAGGAGAAGTTACAAAAATTAGAGCTGCAATTGAAAGTCTCAAAGCTGGATACTCAAGGATTTCCCGTCTTTGTTCTTGCATTTCTGAATTGGTTGAAAATTGGAGTGGATGA
- the LOC124938093 gene encoding uncharacterized protein LOC124938093 isoform X1, with protein MPPGGDATTDDQCNTETDEGTIAMHKKRSRRVSFAELTSVHVFVRDAENETPTDPEPPSPDAKLVQSSNGLGLRRQDSTDGEYSKESTLNDDDDDDGEDECSGRRLFLRPMESASPGGSTMGSATSDDDDDFFGPVSASFIRPGRFSDSAASDDNHDRTMDSTAFSLHFRSLVRSDLGEMTAPTTFQMSLDERTPIKNSLSTTLGDSLTPTIVKSKVSDSSACIDKFSSHADSSGMSLVGEDAQKYDYGKLSPGLDALLAEGRNVLQADVVPDNTIVKSPINNISMPLMSDVTQLVRSHETVAVSKVMLEDENNGFLPSALSEPADGFSSDIGKVPGSNNIIDQRNWPPEYSRRGTPHMNTDGTEVPRKSPVICNEVFDIISNDATEVVLHEHLSSEARFTPLSARRKMNFASCSPSKTHVNTPILGNSSSLARYEVKEHCGSISSVQRSMSRLKMLESSPFSASVKVKRASALTSSYLCKTPPPTVVLEEVKSITCMDYAVAGSSHIKPYADPYTPQKHNDVFKMNQNPVSLEECIDSQSNSLTVDDGDNAKTRLGHDVEFSKKIEHVSLSAIPANDLDTLSARGQYKSPSARKSNISVVESVCEKDVAHYNTQDVPETLGNDMTHWVEIESHSTQCFASDTSLHVQMNHTSEGEMRYERETSSCGVDSPLSYMTYNEPQQQGLNRSPLKKISKMTNNESVPSLGLLPANHGQDANLFENSVERKRRRDDIISSKNDSLDELVQIQSSSKLRKVAGNSETLVERPEENTSEMFTGQERTKLEHWDDVFSKFVADKKQLVSPLHDKASLQNVDQLLDLLVQQQRLKQYEFLRMEILPKQKLHNLDNHQQKRVAEARMLLNRIAHQHTELQLMSMKREMLLKKVQLVNGYSREVQMLKSSYQSSSSVPCTRGPPIDKCNDHSANSENNHEVSSDKVNAMKQILEASSSKIFNLTKFFHTAFKIKGEPTSIETTALVNDLLKRRVRCRFLSQNLKLWEVADIESRTPHHNAVLNYHNIIAQRFTIDFGSVTNIVLSNQLNEKTILKNFPNMNAVVAFAFVLNTHASQKNVGHRSLSQEIQITGSVLGNLLDVIEEVQQTRIKIPNLISSRFCSPSAEELELHICFLNFRIGRKVAFALNLSSLSWGIYPTEAIPFELEDGSLPKLAAGEVTKIRAAIESLKAGYSRISRLCSCISELVENWSG; from the exons ATGCCTCCCGGCGGAGACGCGACGACTGATGACCAATGCAACACGGAAACCGATGAGGGAACCATCGCTATGCACAAGAAGCGGTCGAGGCGAGTCAGCTTTGCTGAGTTAACTTCAGTTCACGTCTTCGTTCGGGACGCTGAGAACGAGACCCCTACTGATCCCGAGCCTCCATCTCCTGACGCCAAATTGGTTCAGTCCAGCAATGGTTTAGGGCTTCGCCGTCAGGACTCAACCGACGGCGAATACTCAAAGGAGTCTACGTTGAacgacgatgatgatgatgatggcgaGGATGAATGTAGCGGTAGGAGGTTGTTCTTGCGACCGATGGAATCTGCATCTCCTGGAGGAAGTACCATGGGTTCAGCAACCTCTGATGACG ATGATGACTTTTTTGGACCAGTCTCAGCTAGTTTTATCAGACCTGGTCGATTTTCAGATTCTGCTGCATCTGATGATAATCATGACAGGACGATGGATTCAACTGCTTTTTCCTTGCATTTTCGTAGCCTTGTAAGGTCAGATTTGGGGGAGATGACTGCACCTACAACTTTTCAAATGTCCTTAGATGAGAGAACACCCATTAAAAATTCGTTATCAACCACATTAGGGGACTCTTTGACACCGACTATTGTTAAGAGCAAAGTCTCTGATTCTTCTGCATGTATCGATAAATTTAGCAGCCATGCAGATTCAAGTGGCATGAGCCTTGTAGGTGAAGATGCGCAAAAGTATGACTATGGAAAACTATCTCCTGGATTGGATGCCCTCTTGGCAGAAGGTCGGAATGTCTTGCAGGCTGATGTAGTTCCTGATAATACTATTGTGAAGTCACCGATAAACAACATAAGCATGCCCCTTATGTCAGATGTGACCCAATTAGTTAGAAGTCACGAGACCGTGGCAGTTTCAAAAGTTATGTTGGAAGATGAAAATAATGGATTTCTTCCCAGTGCATTGTCAGAGCCAGCTGATGGTTTCTCATCTGATATTGGCAAAGTTCCAGGTtccaataatattattgatcagAGAAACTGGCCACCTGAATATTCAAGAAGA GGGACTCCACATATGAATACAGATGGTACTGAAGTGCCTAGGAAGAGTCCAGTCATTTGCAATGAGGTTTTCGATATCATATCCAATGATGCTACTGAGGTCGTCCTGCATGAACATCTCTCTTCGGAAGCGAGGTTTACTCCTTTATCAGCTAGAAGGAAGATGAACTTTGCCAGTTGTAGCCCCTCCAAAACACATGTAAATACTCCTATCTTAGGAAACTCAAGTTCACTGGCAAGATATGAAGTCAAGGAACACTGTGGAAGCATTTCTTCTGTTCAAAGGAGCATGTCTAGGCTCAAAATGCTAGAAAGTTCTCCCTTTTCTGCTTCTGTAAAGGTTAAGCGTGCATCAGCGTTGACATCTAGCTATCTTTGTAAGACTCCTCCTCCAACTGTGGTTCTAGAAGAAGTAAAGAGCATAACTTGCATGGATTATGCTGTTGCTGGTTCCAGCCATATTAAACCATATGCAGACCCATATACACCACAGAAACACAATGATGTCTTCAAGATGAATCAAAATCCTGTTTCACTTGAAGAGTGCATTGACAGTCAGTCTAATAGTTTAACCGTGGATGATGGAGATAATGCAAAGACTCGTCTAGGACATGATGTGGAGTTTAGCAAGAAAATTGAACATGTAAGCCTGTCAGCTATACCAGCTAATGATTTGGATACTTTATCTGCTAGAGGACAATATAAATCACCTAGTGCTCGCAAATCTAATATATCCGTTGTAGAGTCAGTGTGTGAAAAAGATGTTGCGCATTATAACACTCAAGATGTGCCTGAGACCCTTGGTAATGATATGACACATTGGGTAGAAATAGAGAGCCATAGTACTCAATGTTTTGCTTCAGATACTAGCTTACACGTTCAAATGAACCATACATCTGAGGGGGAGATGAGGTATGAGAGGGAAACATCCTCCTGCGGTGTTGATTCTCCACTCTCTTACATGACCTACAATGAGCCACAACAGCAG GGGCTGAATCGAAGTCCTTTGAAGAAGATATCCAAGATGACCAACAATGAAAGTGTACCATCTCTAGGCCTTCTACCTGCCAACCATGGTCAAGATGCAAATCTATTTGAGAATAGTGTTgaaaggaaaagaagaagagatgacATTATATCTAGCAAGAACGACTCGTTGGATGAATTAGTGCAGATCCAATCAAGTTCAAAGCTCCGTAAAGTTGCTGGTAATTCAGAAACCTTGGTGGAACGGCCTGAAGAAAATACCAGTGAGATGTTTACAGGACAAGAGAGAACAAAACTGGAGCATTGGGATGAT GTCTTCTCAAAATTTGTGGCAGATAAAAAACAGTTGGTTTCACCATTACATGACAAGGCTAGTCTGCAGAAT GTTGATCAACTATTAGATCTCTTGGTTCAGCAGCAAAGGCTTAAACAGTATGAGTTTCTACGAATGGAGATTTTGCCTAAG CAGAAACTCCATAACCTTGACAATCATCAGCAGAAAAG AGTAGCTGAAGCCAGAATGCTATTGAATAGAATTGCACATCAGCATACTGAGTTGCAGTTAATGTCAATGAAGCGAGAGATGTTACTG AAAAAAGTTCAGTTGGTGAATGGATATAGTCGTGAAGTCCAGATGTTAAAGTCAAGTTATCAGTCATCCTCAAGTGTGCCTTGCACCAGAGGCCCTCCAATTGACAAGTGTAATGATCACTCTGCGAACTCTGAAAATAATCATGAg GTTTCTAGTGATAAAGTAAATGCAATGAAGCAGATACTAGAAGCTTCAAGcagtaaaatatttaatttgaccAAATTCTTCCACACGGCTTTCAAGATAAAGGGAGAACCAACGTCAATTGAGACTACTGCATTAGTAAACGATCTTCTGAAGAGAAGAGTGCGTTGCAGGTTTTTAAGCCAAAATTTAAAG TTGTGGGAAGTTGCTGATATCGAGAGCAGGACCCCCCATCACAATGCCGTTCTCAACTACCACAACATCATTGCACAGAG GTTTACAATAGATTTTGGTTCCGTCACCAATATAGTACTTTCAAACCAGCTGAACGAAAAGACAATTTTAAAG AATTTCCCCAATATGAATGCTGTCGTTGCTTTTGCCTTTGTCTTGAATACACATGCTTCTCAGAAGAATGTTGGACATAGAAGTTTGAGCCAGGAAATCCAA ATCACAGGTTCAGTTTTGGGTAATCTTTTGGATGTCATTGAGGAGGTTCAACAAACAAGAATCAAGATTCCAAATCTGATTTCATCCCGTTTTTGTTCCCCATCTG CTGAGGAGCTCGAACTACACATTTGTTTCCTCAATTTTAGAATTGGAAGAAAGGTGGCATTTGCACTCAACTTGTCTAGCCTGAGCTG GGGAATATATCCCACAGAGGCGATTCCTTTTGAGTTGGAGGATGGTTCATTGCCAAAGTTAGCTGCAGGAGAAGTTACAAAAATTAGAGCTGCAATTGAAAGTCTCAAAGCTGGATACTCAAGGATTTCCCGTCTTTGTTCTTGCATTTCTGAATTGGTTGAAAATTGGAGTGGATGA